A stretch of Desulfobacter hydrogenophilus DNA encodes these proteins:
- the rho gene encoding transcription termination factor Rho, protein MEPVQGHLEIMDKGFGFLRSIEENFNPKPENPYVPNSLIRKLNLREGSFIQGYGEKKSPQNVNVALIRIETINNLPFDEFIRTPMLQEQVSVNPFERYRLAQGPDDLTGKALDLIVPIGMGQRGLIIAPPKSGKTTILKHMANSVVVNHPDAKVFVLLVDERPEEVTDFQRGLTEAHVLYSSADQQIGQHMRMTRLAMHTAIRCTEIGQDAVVFIDSLTRMTRAFNIDTDSYGKTMSGGLGANAMEFPRKIFGGARKLENGGSLTIIATILVETGSRMDDVIFQEFKGTGNMDLYLSRECAEQRIWPAININKSGTRKEDLLMGPEEYENMVNIRRSIAPLDEVTAMSQFLGMVEDGI, encoded by the coding sequence ATGGAACCTGTTCAGGGACACCTGGAAATCATGGACAAGGGTTTTGGTTTTCTAAGGAGTATTGAAGAAAATTTCAATCCCAAGCCTGAAAATCCCTATGTACCCAACAGCCTGATACGCAAACTCAATCTCAGGGAAGGCAGCTTTATTCAGGGCTATGGAGAAAAAAAGAGCCCACAGAATGTAAACGTTGCCCTGATACGTATTGAGACCATCAACAACCTTCCCTTTGATGAGTTCATAAGAACGCCAATGCTCCAGGAGCAGGTCAGCGTCAACCCCTTTGAAAGGTACCGTCTTGCCCAGGGACCGGATGACCTAACAGGAAAAGCTTTAGATCTGATTGTTCCCATCGGCATGGGGCAGCGGGGGTTGATCATCGCCCCGCCCAAATCCGGAAAAACGACAATTTTAAAGCACATGGCCAATTCTGTGGTCGTCAATCACCCTGACGCCAAGGTATTTGTCCTTCTTGTGGATGAACGGCCTGAGGAAGTTACCGATTTCCAAAGAGGATTGACAGAGGCTCATGTGCTGTATTCTTCTGCTGACCAACAAATCGGTCAACACATGAGAATGACTCGCCTTGCGATGCATACGGCCATCAGATGCACGGAAATTGGCCAGGATGCAGTCGTTTTCATTGACTCTTTAACCCGGATGACTAGGGCGTTTAATATTGACACTGATTCCTATGGCAAAACCATGAGTGGTGGTCTTGGGGCCAATGCCATGGAGTTTCCTAGAAAAATTTTTGGAGGTGCCCGCAAGCTTGAAAACGGCGGTTCCCTTACAATCATTGCTACCATTCTAGTCGAAACCGGCAGCCGCATGGATGATGTTATTTTCCAGGAATTCAAAGGAACCGGCAATATGGACCTTTACCTGTCCCGGGAGTGCGCCGAACAAAGAATCTGGCCGGCCATTAATATCAACAAATCCGGGACCCGGAAAGAAGATCTGCTCATGGGCCCCGAAGAATATGAAAATATGGTGAATATTCGCCGCAGTATTGCGCCGTTAGATGAGGTCACAGCCATGTCACAGTTTTTGGGCATGGTTGAAGACGGCATATAA
- a CDS encoding leucyl aminopeptidase produces the protein MKKDRITTITKAAEAIKTALLVYFAVEVKGKMPACDAAVQNQVKKAFELNDFFGKAAEQILFYPPDQSDISAARVLILGTGPVNKEKDEGAALDMLREAGGQIAKVCALVKAKDVVICLPAPKHLSPAMDDPEMSAGALAEGIILGDYRFEKYKESTKKKTDYPGLDAIKFVCKDNLNIVRRGVERAKNSAFAACRARDMANEPGNHWTSADFAAYAKQLAADMGLGYRCIEKKEMEQMGMGGILAVNQGSHVPARMVILEYLPEDRTETILLVGKGLTFDSGGISIKPSAGMEDMKYDMCGGAAVMCAMQAVALEKPDVGVVAIVPATDNMSGSKAVHPGDIIRHYNGVTSEVINTDAEGRLILADALAWGIENVKPTCVLDTATLTGAVIIGLGHHYTGLVSNNDALVKAVESAGNLAGEPVWRLPLNKNYEKQIESNVADIKNTGGKPAGTITAAAYLSNFVGKTPWAHLDIAGTAWDFTQKTYIPKGPSGTATRTFINLVRNWKTGNVK, from the coding sequence ATGAAAAAAGACCGTATCACTACCATCACCAAAGCTGCCGAAGCAATAAAAACCGCTCTTCTAGTTTATTTCGCCGTGGAGGTAAAGGGCAAAATGCCTGCATGCGACGCCGCTGTGCAGAATCAGGTTAAAAAGGCGTTTGAGTTGAATGATTTTTTCGGCAAGGCTGCAGAACAGATATTGTTTTATCCGCCGGACCAGTCAGACATTTCTGCTGCCCGGGTTCTGATTTTAGGTACAGGCCCTGTGAATAAAGAAAAGGATGAAGGGGCCGCTCTGGACATGCTTCGGGAAGCTGGCGGACAGATTGCCAAGGTCTGTGCATTGGTTAAGGCTAAGGATGTTGTGATCTGTCTGCCGGCCCCAAAACATCTGTCTCCGGCCATGGATGATCCGGAAATGTCTGCCGGCGCCCTGGCCGAAGGCATCATCCTTGGAGATTACCGGTTTGAAAAATACAAGGAAAGCACTAAGAAAAAAACCGATTATCCCGGACTTGATGCCATAAAATTTGTATGCAAAGATAATCTTAATATCGTGCGCCGGGGGGTTGAACGGGCAAAAAATTCAGCCTTTGCCGCCTGTAGGGCACGGGATATGGCCAATGAGCCTGGCAATCATTGGACCTCTGCCGATTTTGCGGCATATGCCAAACAACTCGCCGCAGACATGGGGCTGGGCTACCGGTGTATAGAAAAAAAAGAGATGGAACAGATGGGCATGGGAGGCATCCTTGCCGTCAACCAGGGCTCTCATGTACCGGCACGTATGGTGATCCTGGAATATTTGCCCGAAGACAGAACAGAAACCATCCTCCTTGTGGGCAAGGGCCTGACCTTTGACTCCGGGGGCATCAGCATCAAGCCGTCTGCGGGTATGGAGGACATGAAATACGATATGTGCGGCGGTGCGGCGGTGATGTGCGCCATGCAGGCCGTGGCACTGGAGAAGCCGGATGTGGGGGTTGTGGCCATAGTACCCGCCACGGATAATATGTCCGGGTCCAAAGCCGTTCACCCCGGCGACATTATTCGTCATTACAATGGAGTGACCAGTGAAGTGATCAACACCGATGCCGAAGGCCGCCTTATTCTGGCCGATGCCCTGGCCTGGGGCATTGAGAATGTCAAGCCCACCTGTGTGCTTGACACGGCGACCCTGACGGGTGCGGTTATCATCGGCCTTGGCCATCATTATACAGGTCTTGTGTCCAACAATGATGCCTTGGTCAAAGCGGTTGAATCTGCCGGGAATCTGGCCGGGGAACCTGTCTGGCGCCTGCCCTTGAATAAAAATTATGAAAAACAGATCGAATCCAATGTGGCAGATATTAAAAACACAGGCGGAAAACCGGCCGGCACTATAACCGCAGCAGCGTATTTGTCAAATTTTGTGGGTAAAACCCCCTGGGCGCACCTGGACATTGCAGGCACGGCCTGGGATTTTACCCAAAAAACGTATATACCCAAGGGGCCTTCGGGAACGGCTACCAGAACATTTATTAATTTGGTGCGAAATTGGAAAACAGGAAACGTAAAATAG
- the leuB gene encoding 3-isopropylmalate dehydrogenase, with protein sequence MNSIAVLAGDGIGPEVMEQAIRVLDKAAGLFDFELSFEYADVGGAGIDNHGKALPDSTLALCEQKDAILFGSVGGPKWENLPPEEQPERASLLTLRKHFGLYCNLRPSKVFPSLASASPLKPEIIKNGFDILCVRELTGGLYFGKPRGKRGSGPDETAFDTMVYSRFEIERIAKMAFEAARKRRSIVSSVDKANVLTSMVLWREVVIEVAKSYPDVTLNHIYVDNAAMQLIRNPQQFDVLLCGNMFGDIISDECAMITGSMGLLSSASLNEKKFGLYEPAGGSAPDIAGKGIANPIAQILSAAMMLKYTFGQTHAADAIEAAISDVLDRGILTADLTDKKETAVNTEEMGTEIINALTNTRRA encoded by the coding sequence TTGAACAGTATTGCTGTACTTGCCGGAGATGGTATTGGTCCGGAGGTCATGGAACAGGCAATCAGGGTGCTCGATAAAGCAGCGGGACTTTTTGATTTTGAATTATCATTTGAATATGCAGATGTGGGCGGTGCAGGCATTGATAATCATGGGAAAGCACTGCCGGACTCAACCCTGGCATTGTGCGAACAAAAGGATGCCATTTTGTTCGGTTCCGTTGGCGGTCCGAAATGGGAAAACCTGCCACCGGAAGAACAGCCTGAACGCGCTTCTCTCCTAACGTTGCGTAAACATTTCGGTTTATACTGCAATTTAAGACCCTCCAAAGTATTCCCTTCCCTTGCATCAGCCTCTCCCCTGAAGCCGGAAATCATAAAAAACGGCTTTGACATTTTATGTGTCAGAGAACTGACCGGCGGGCTCTATTTTGGTAAACCCAGGGGTAAAAGGGGTAGCGGCCCTGATGAAACCGCATTTGATACCATGGTCTATTCTAGATTCGAGATTGAGCGAATTGCCAAAATGGCGTTTGAAGCCGCCAGGAAAAGACGCAGTATTGTCTCATCTGTGGACAAGGCCAATGTACTGACCTCCATGGTTCTGTGGCGGGAAGTGGTCATAGAAGTAGCTAAATCATATCCTGATGTCACCTTGAATCATATATATGTTGACAATGCAGCCATGCAGCTCATTCGAAATCCCCAACAGTTTGATGTGCTTTTATGCGGAAATATGTTTGGAGATATTATCTCTGACGAATGCGCCATGATTACCGGCTCAATGGGACTGCTGTCCTCGGCAAGCCTGAATGAAAAAAAATTCGGCCTTTATGAACCGGCCGGCGGCTCTGCACCTGATATTGCGGGGAAAGGCATAGCCAATCCCATTGCCCAGATTCTGTCCGCAGCCATGATGCTGAAATACACGTTTGGACAAACCCACGCAGCTGATGCCATTGAGGCAGCAATTTCCGATGTTCTTGATCGGGGCATTCTCACTGCAGATTTAACAGATAAAAAAGAGACTGCTGTTAATACTGAGGAAATGGGAACTGAAATTATCAATGCGCTGACAAATACCCGCAGAGCTTGA
- the mutY gene encoding A/G-specific adenine glycosylase yields the protein MENRKRKIVQTALMAWYRDNCRQLPWRSDISVYRVWVSEVMLQQTQVKTVIPYYIRFMETWPDLKDLAATGLETVLKTWEGLGYYARARNLHKAAGIVVRDMGGIIPDDYKGFKNLPGVGDYIASAVLSITGSKPHAVVDGNVKRVLARLLCVDAPVNHSAAHKAYKAIAEKLLYEKDPGTYNQAVMELGALVCTPKRPDCGPCPLAGECCAYEKQVTDIFPRRIKKKKVPTVHIAAGIVKKKGKVLITRRKLDGLLGGLWEFPGGKVEPKESSEQACIRELREETGIEAGNLQFLTRVFHAYTHFKIEMDVFFCDYISGRVLLNGPIDHKWVSVDQLHQFPFPRANLKFMELIRG from the coding sequence TTGGAAAACAGGAAACGTAAAATAGTCCAAACCGCCTTAATGGCCTGGTACCGAGACAATTGCCGCCAACTTCCCTGGCGCAGCGATATCTCCGTGTACCGGGTATGGGTTTCCGAGGTGATGCTCCAGCAGACCCAGGTTAAAACCGTGATCCCCTATTATATTAGGTTCATGGAAACCTGGCCTGATCTTAAGGATCTTGCCGCCACAGGCCTTGAAACCGTGCTTAAGACCTGGGAGGGCCTTGGTTATTATGCCAGAGCCAGAAATCTCCATAAGGCTGCCGGTATTGTGGTCCGTGATATGGGCGGCATTATTCCGGATGATTATAAAGGGTTTAAAAATCTTCCGGGTGTGGGGGATTATATTGCATCGGCCGTGCTCTCCATTACCGGTTCAAAACCCCATGCCGTGGTGGACGGTAATGTCAAGCGAGTTCTGGCAAGGCTTTTATGCGTTGATGCGCCGGTGAATCACAGCGCTGCCCATAAAGCATATAAGGCCATTGCCGAAAAGCTTTTGTATGAAAAGGACCCAGGCACATACAACCAGGCTGTCATGGAGCTTGGCGCCCTGGTCTGTACCCCTAAACGTCCGGACTGCGGCCCATGTCCCCTGGCCGGGGAATGCTGTGCTTATGAAAAACAGGTAACAGATATTTTTCCCCGGCGCATAAAGAAAAAAAAGGTGCCCACGGTTCATATTGCTGCGGGCATTGTCAAAAAAAAAGGAAAAGTTCTGATCACCCGAAGAAAGCTTGACGGGCTTTTGGGTGGATTATGGGAATTTCCCGGCGGCAAAGTGGAACCCAAAGAGTCTTCTGAACAGGCCTGCATTCGTGAGCTCCGGGAAGAGACCGGCATTGAGGCCGGTAATCTGCAATTTTTAACCCGGGTTTTTCACGCGTACACCCATTTTAAAATTGAAATGGATGTGTTCTTCTGCGATTATATCTCCGGCCGTGTTCTTCTCAATGGTCCCATTGACCATAAATGGGTCAGCGTAGATCAGCTTCATCAGTTTCCTTTTCCCCGGGCCAATCTTAAATTCATGGAATTAATCCGCGGTTGA
- a CDS encoding YcaO-like family protein, producing MGYEIILKDAPKNYTFDQDKIMSPTQTVQRFREKAADLDLDILSRTRRIDNGRLDIPVFFSECGADARRVTGTNKQMGKGGTPEQSEASAVMELVERFSFFSFSEDEKNFIHATAEQLGDAALDYALITQSVHDDQSEALKVKPIFDSLSLQWTKGYDLTDKKEVNIPFNWFYMINEFNGPSAGNCTEEALIQGICELVERHVSSRVSREKLNVPGIRLDSFKDPLVRELLAKYDTQGIKVYASDLSLDMGIPTIAVLAWDPATFPDASEIVWTAGTAPSPEKAMGRALTEVAQLAGDFNTGSNYVASGLPKFTDITAAGYITDSETMVDAADLPDLSADNMKVEVESLIQILADKGFHLLSIRTTHPGLDIPAFYTIMPGAHFRERADEASVGMFAARLITENSHPILAIDQLDELEALSPGKYYTSFYKGLMLSALEEREDAIMQFQAALDRDPARRNLPDICSHMAAAQKDSGLLDPALETCQTGLDADPQRPDILNTAGACCFMKKDFKTAINYFEKALDVDPSQAINYANMGSCYRELEEPVLAIKFYEMALKIDPTIEFARDNIKKLKK from the coding sequence ATGGGTTATGAAATAATACTCAAAGACGCCCCGAAAAATTATACCTTTGACCAGGATAAAATCATGTCTCCGACGCAAACTGTCCAGCGGTTCCGGGAAAAGGCTGCGGACCTGGACCTTGATATTTTAAGCCGGACCCGGCGCATCGACAACGGTCGCCTGGATATCCCGGTGTTTTTCAGTGAATGTGGTGCCGATGCAAGGCGGGTGACCGGCACCAATAAACAAATGGGCAAAGGCGGAACCCCGGAACAGTCCGAAGCCAGTGCCGTCATGGAACTGGTGGAACGGTTCAGCTTTTTTTCCTTTTCTGAAGATGAAAAAAATTTTATTCATGCTACGGCTGAGCAGCTTGGGGACGCGGCGTTGGATTATGCCCTGATCACCCAGTCTGTCCATGACGATCAGTCCGAAGCATTAAAAGTTAAACCCATATTTGATTCTTTGTCCCTGCAATGGACCAAGGGATATGATCTGACCGATAAAAAAGAGGTGAATATCCCCTTTAATTGGTTTTATATGATCAATGAGTTTAACGGACCCAGTGCAGGCAACTGCACGGAAGAGGCCTTGATCCAGGGCATTTGCGAGCTTGTGGAGCGTCATGTCAGCTCCCGGGTATCCCGGGAAAAATTAAATGTTCCCGGCATCCGTCTGGACTCCTTTAAAGATCCCCTTGTCCGGGAACTTCTTGCCAAGTATGACACCCAGGGCATCAAGGTCTATGCAAGTGACCTCTCCCTTGACATGGGCATTCCCACCATAGCCGTGCTGGCCTGGGATCCGGCCACTTTTCCGGATGCAAGCGAGATCGTATGGACCGCCGGCACGGCCCCGTCCCCGGAAAAGGCCATGGGCCGGGCCCTGACCGAAGTGGCCCAGCTTGCCGGAGACTTTAATACCGGGTCCAATTACGTGGCATCCGGTTTGCCGAAATTTACGGATATAACCGCGGCCGGTTATATCACCGATTCTGAAACCATGGTGGACGCCGCTGACCTGCCGGACCTGTCTGCGGACAATATGAAGGTGGAAGTGGAAAGTCTGATCCAGATTCTGGCGGATAAAGGATTTCATTTGCTCTCCATTCGCACCACGCATCCCGGCCTTGATATTCCGGCCTTTTATACCATCATGCCGGGCGCCCATTTCAGAGAACGGGCCGATGAGGCCAGTGTGGGTATGTTCGCCGCCCGGCTGATTACGGAAAACTCCCATCCCATACTGGCCATTGACCAACTGGATGAACTGGAAGCACTCAGCCCGGGAAAATATTACACCAGTTTTTACAAAGGATTAATGCTTAGCGCCTTGGAAGAGAGAGAAGATGCAATAATGCAGTTCCAGGCCGCCCTTGACCGTGACCCTGCCCGGCGTAACCTGCCTGATATCTGTTCCCATATGGCGGCGGCCCAGAAAGATTCGGGACTGTTGGATCCGGCCCTTGAGACATGTCAAACCGGTCTGGATGCCGATCCTCAGCGCCCTGATATCCTGAACACCGCCGGGGCTTGCTGTTTTATGAAAAAGGATTTCAAAACCGCTATCAACTATTTTGAAAAAGCCCTGGATGTGGACCCAAGCCAGGCCATCAATTATGCCAATATGGGATCCTGTTACCGGGAACTGGAAGAACCGGTGCTTGCCATAAAATTTTATGAAATGGCTTTAAAAATAGACCCAACCATTGAATTTGCCCGGGATAATATTAAAAAATTGAAAAAATAG
- a CDS encoding bifunctional acetyl-CoA hydrolase/transferase family protein/GNAT family N-acetyltransferase → MFRKKRPAWKTRCVSTDKVLSKIAPGMHIFIGTGTAEPRTLVNTLMSAQGYNLEDLTLIQLLSFGDAVSYNALESHRYRLKTFFSGWVSAQAITAGRVDLIPARFSRIPLLMRDGLIPIDVAFLQITPPNESGYCSFGLGVDVARQVMKQADFVVAEINEEIPFTLGDTFVHINDFHMLVQAQVPPFYFPRYPVDPVFDKIAENAASVIDDGSCVAFSYGPIYEVLARHLAKKKNLGIHTPLFTDALMELAESGAVTNREKGTCLGRSLTTYALGSPKLMAWLDKNPMVEFQGIDKIYNPLQIGRNKKFVMVLPVRRVALSGRVAIFANSANISADPGQIADVLNGAELSRGGYNIVALPSRNKNGVPNIRLFIDDIPDQLSFPECIDLVVTEYGVAHIRGRSLRERAQALIEIAHPEDRPGLVEGGKKENLLYPDQMFIADSARFYPKEIEITQTFKDNLQVRFRAIKPSDEEQMRRLFYRFSDNAIYYRYFSPIKTMPHARMQAYVNVDYREVLSVVALVGEPGNQTIIAEARIAKHPDKPFMDIAFVVDDAYQGFGIASFLLKMLTRLAKERGTVKITADVLASNRAMLKVFEKGEYPLTAKLDGGVYAISIDLTKPNA, encoded by the coding sequence ATGTTCCGGAAAAAAAGACCTGCCTGGAAAACACGTTGTGTGTCCACGGATAAAGTGCTGTCCAAGATTGCGCCGGGCATGCACATTTTTATTGGCACGGGAACCGCAGAACCCAGAACCCTTGTGAATACGCTCATGAGCGCCCAAGGCTATAATCTGGAGGATCTGACCCTGATCCAGCTGCTCAGTTTCGGAGACGCCGTGTCCTATAACGCCCTGGAATCCCATCGTTACCGCCTAAAAACCTTTTTTTCCGGATGGGTGTCAGCCCAGGCCATCACCGCAGGCCGGGTGGACCTGATTCCCGCCCGGTTCTCCAGGATTCCCTTGCTCATGAGGGACGGACTGATACCCATTGATGTGGCGTTTCTCCAGATTACTCCGCCCAATGAAAGCGGCTATTGCAGCTTTGGTCTTGGTGTGGATGTGGCCAGGCAAGTGATGAAGCAGGCCGATTTTGTGGTGGCTGAGATCAATGAAGAGATTCCCTTTACCCTGGGGGACACCTTTGTCCATATAAATGATTTTCACATGCTGGTCCAAGCCCAGGTTCCGCCCTTTTATTTCCCAAGATACCCCGTGGACCCGGTGTTCGACAAAATCGCCGAAAATGCCGCCTCGGTGATTGATGACGGATCATGCGTTGCCTTTAGCTACGGTCCCATATACGAGGTCCTGGCCCGGCATCTGGCAAAGAAAAAAAATTTGGGCATTCATACCCCGCTTTTCACGGACGCGCTCATGGAACTTGCCGAAAGCGGGGCGGTCACCAACCGGGAAAAGGGTACGTGCCTGGGTCGGTCTTTGACCACCTATGCCCTGGGCTCCCCAAAGCTGATGGCGTGGCTCGATAAAAATCCCATGGTGGAGTTCCAGGGTATTGACAAAATCTACAACCCGTTGCAGATCGGGCGGAACAAAAAATTTGTCATGGTCCTGCCGGTGCGGCGGGTGGCCCTGTCCGGCCGGGTGGCCATTTTCGCCAATTCTGCAAATATTTCTGCAGATCCCGGGCAGATTGCCGATGTCCTGAACGGTGCCGAACTCTCCCGGGGCGGGTACAATATCGTAGCCCTGCCCAGCCGGAACAAGAACGGAGTGCCAAATATCCGTCTATTTATAGATGATATCCCGGACCAGCTTAGTTTTCCGGAATGCATTGACCTTGTGGTCACGGAATACGGTGTGGCCCACATCAGGGGCAGAAGTCTACGGGAACGGGCCCAGGCCCTGATTGAGATCGCCCATCCCGAAGACCGACCCGGCCTTGTAGAGGGCGGTAAAAAAGAGAATTTGCTATACCCGGACCAAATGTTCATTGCCGACTCCGCCCGTTTTTATCCCAAGGAAATCGAAATCACCCAGACTTTCAAAGACAATTTGCAGGTTCGCTTCAGGGCCATCAAGCCGTCGGATGAAGAGCAGATGCGCAGGCTGTTTTACCGATTTTCCGATAACGCGATTTACTACCGTTACTTTTCACCCATCAAAACCATGCCCCACGCTAGAATGCAGGCCTATGTGAACGTGGATTACAGGGAGGTACTGTCCGTGGTGGCCCTTGTGGGAGAACCCGGCAACCAGACCATCATTGCCGAGGCAAGGATTGCCAAGCATCCGGATAAACCGTTCATGGATATTGCCTTTGTTGTGGACGACGCGTACCAGGGCTTTGGCATTGCCTCTTTTCTGCTTAAGATGCTCACCCGTCTGGCAAAGGAGCGGGGGACCGTGAAAATAACTGCAGATGTCCTCGCCTCCAACCGGGCCATGCTCAAGGTTTTTGAAAAAGGCGAATATCCGTTGACGGCCAAGCTTGACGGTGGGGTTTACGCCATCAGCATAGATTTGACAAAACCCAACGCCTGA